The genomic window TTTTTTATATGAAAGGAGACGTGGCTGAAGCGAAAAATGCCGACGTGCCTGCTGGAAGTGAAGATCTTTGCAGACAGGCGGCTGAGGAATGCCCGGTAGAAGCAATAATCATTCAAGATTAATGAAACGGTAAAAAAAAGACCTTACATAACCTTGTTGCGATATGTAAGGTCTTTTTATCGTAGTGTTGCACATCTGTTTCTTTTTGAGGTGTGTTTTTTTAATACTCTCTTCAACCTCTTTCCAGCGGTGGCTATGAGGCACTCCGTATCACGTGCTATACATCGAGAAGAGGCCTTCTGCCGATTCTTCTTCTTCTCTTTAAAATTGCCCTGCCACCCTTGGTACGCATTCTTTTTCGGAAGCCGCACATTTTTTTGTGTTTTATAGAACTTTTTCTGATATTGACCTTCATGCCTGTATATCTCCTCAAAATTTTTAAGAGACTTAAAAATAAATTCTATCGGTTATACAATATAATATTTATTCATCTTTTGTCAAGACATTTTGAAATGCGTTTGAGTTAAAGTGTTTTTCCTGCTGCTTAAATTTAGACCTCAAAAAGTGTTAAAATCGTATTGACATTAATCTTTTGAATTGATAATATGTCGCAATTAATCATAAATAATATGTCTGGAAATTAGTTAAGACTACGGCACATTTTCTTGCTTTCCTTCTGAAACAAAGGGGTTGATATTTTGTTTTGAATGGCCATCCGTATGGATCTTCCATAAAACTACCACCACATATCTATCGTTATAAAAGGAGAATTGTAATGCAAACAACGACAAAAAGAGACCTATGCGAGAAGATTGCCCGAAGAACGGATAACACCCATATGGTCGTAAAGAAAACGATCCAGATGTTTTTGGACGAGATTATCAGTGAGCTTGCACAAGGCAATCGTATCGAACTCCGTGATTTCGGGGTTTTCGAAATACGGCAACGCGCCGCGCGGAAGGCAAGGAACCCGAGAACCGGTGAGGTAGCTTTTGTGCCAGCCAAAAATGTGGTGGTATTTAAAGTTGGAAAATTGATGCGGGAAAAGGTTGGTGGCCCAACCCAGGCACAACAACCTACCCAAGGAACTTAAGGTGATGGTATCTGACCTATTTAAACAAAAAGAGCGTTTTGAAAAGGGTATCGTCAGACGTCTGAATGGCAGCTACGCAACGGTGGAAATCCTAAGGAAGAATTCACCGGAATGCACAAACTGCAGCAGTTGTGCAGGGGCTGATGACAAACCCCAGCTTTTCGAGGTTAAGGCATTTCCCGGTTTGAAGGCGGGTGAGCGCGTAACGCTTCAAACAATCGGGCATTCTCCTTATACGGGCATGATTCTCATTTTCATCCTTCCGCTTGTTAGCCTTGTAATGGGCAGTTTCCTAGGGAGAAAATGGCATTTTCTCTATCCTAATTCGTCCGATGTCAGAATGATCAGTTGCGGTTTCATCTTTTTTCTGTTGTCCCTTGTGGCGGTAAGTATCTACGAAAAAACGATGCGACATCAGAAACGAATAGGGCGGAAAATCATCTCCAGAGACACGCGGGATAGCATCAATCTAATTCCAGGCTAGCAGCCATATCTTTCACCATTGTCTCTGAATTCTATAATCTCGTATTACCTTTTTCATCAGCGTGCATTTATGGAAAGTAGACTAGATTTAGATACAGAATTTGGAAATCTTGCCATTTCTGAAGGATTCATAACACCAGCGCAGGCATCTTCCTGTCAGCGCATTGCTGATACCTTTGGGGGTGAATACTCACGAAATAGCCTTGATGCCGTCATGGTAGAACGTGGTTATATCACACCGGAACAAAGGGATAGCCTCTTAAAAATTCTGGGAATTACCTTCGTTTTCTGTCCCTATTGTAAAAAAGGGTTCAAAGAGGCAGACACCGACATTCAGGAGATCATGTATTGCAAACATTGCGAGAAAAGCTTTGAATACCAACATGCCGACCAGATGGACATGCATCAGGCATCGATAACATCCGGAAAAACCCTCGCCTCTTTTCATCAGCAAACCTGCGATTTTTATATTGGTAAATTGTTGGGGGATAAATATGAAATCGTGGAAAAAATTGCGGTGGGAGGCTGGAGTACCATCTATAAGGCCAAGAGAAAGATGCTGGACATTGATGACGTTGTCGCAATGAAAATATTGCACGTAAACCTGAGAGAAAACCCCCAGGATATCAAACGATTTTATAATGAAGCAGCGACGATCTGTGAACTACGCCACCCCAATGCTATTTATCTGTATGATTTTGACCGGGACGCACAGGGCACGATTTATATGGCAATGGAGTTTGTCCATGGTAAAAATCTGAAGGAAATCATCAGAGATAACGGCCCAATCACGGTGGCAAGAATGTTGCACATTATTTTCCAGGTATGTGATGTTATATCGGCAGCTCACAAACACCCAAAAAAGATCATCCATCGGGATATTACTCCCCAGAATATCATGTTATCCCGGGTGGGAGAGGCGGACGATTTTGTAAAAGTCCTGGATTTTGGAATAGCAAAACTTTGGTTGCACGACCATGTATCTCTCACCGGAAGCATTGTAGGAACCCCCCTTTATATGGCGCCTGAGCAATGGGAGGGCGGGTG from Candidatus Brocadia sp. includes these protein-coding regions:
- a CDS encoding ferredoxin; protein product: MRAKVDPDICTGCELCTQTCPEVFYMKGDVAEAKNADVPAGSEDLCRQAAEECPVEAIIIQD
- a CDS encoding 50S ribosomal protein L34 — translated: MKVNIRKSSIKHKKMCGFRKRMRTKGGRAILKRRRRIGRRPLLDV
- a CDS encoding integration host factor subunit beta — translated: MQTTTKRDLCEKIARRTDNTHMVVKKTIQMFLDEIISELAQGNRIELRDFGVFEIRQRAARKARNPRTGEVAFVPAKNVVVFKVGKLMREKVGGPTQAQQPTQGT
- a CDS encoding SoxR reducing system RseC family protein, which translates into the protein MVSDLFKQKERFEKGIVRRLNGSYATVEILRKNSPECTNCSSCAGADDKPQLFEVKAFPGLKAGERVTLQTIGHSPYTGMILIFILPLVSLVMGSFLGRKWHFLYPNSSDVRMISCGFIFFLLSLVAVSIYEKTMRHQKRIGRKIISRDTRDSINLIPG